The window AACTGCTATTACTAGGTTTGTATCATTTTTGAGTGCCTTCGAGTTTCCATTTATCGTTTCTGCTTTCGGAAAACTACCATTCTTTGAACTATTGGTGATAGTTAGTGCAATGGCATTTATATTCACTTTAATATTTACCCCAGAAACGAAAGGACTTTCCTTAGAGCAAATATCTACGTATAAATATACTAGAGGTAAACTTGTCCCTCCTGATGATAGAAAAGAGTAAAGACTGGGTTAATTTGAAAAACTGTTTTTCCCTTAGTCTTAATTTATTGTATACAAGCTTCATCTATGTGTTTAAACTACGTCTATTGACGTCATACTGAAGTTGGATACTTTCCAGTAAATGATCTTAATTTTATGAATTGAATTTTAATATTTTTAATATTCTTATCTTAAAGGATAAATAGAAGCTAAAACAACTATTCTGTATGGAAAAACGAAAGGAATACGAGGGTAGTGACCTAAGCGTAGTAAAGACCATAAGGATACCTAAGAGGATGGAGGAATTTTTAGATAAAGTTTCACTGGAGGAAGACATGAAATTTAACAGTATTATAACTAGAGAACTAGAAAAATACATGTTCTTTACATACAAAATTCGTAAATTCGATAAGGAGAAAGAGATTACGATATCTAGTAGATTTTTTGAGCTTGTACTAAATTGTATGACTGATGATTTGAATTCCATAGAGGAGAAAGCCTATCAGGCAGGGAAAAAATGGGGAAAAGAGTACCTATTCATTTGGAGTAAAGAGTTACACAATAAGAAATATGCAAAATACGATAAGTTATCGATCTTCATCGGATTCCTAGATATTATTTCTAAGTATTCCAATTTGTTCAGATATGATATCGTAGAGGATAGAGAGAGTATCTCTATTATATTATCTCACAACTATAACTACAAATATTCGGTCCTAATAGCAAATTATTATGAAGGATTAATAGAAAATATTCATGAACTTGTTAACAAAAAATGTAAAATAGAACCAATGGAAAAAAGTATAGTCTTTACCTTTAAAAAAGATTAGCTAAAAGGTGTTAAATCTCTCTTAAGCTAATTAGGCTAGTTAACAGAGTCTTCCTCTTTTCATCTTTTGAGTCTCCTTGATATCATTAAGTAAATTGCCCCTCCTACGACCCACAACACTAAAGTTAACACGCCTATGAGGACAGGTATATTTATGGCGCTGGTGATTAACTGACTGTAAAACACGAAGCCTATAATTGCCTCAATTACTGCTACAAGTATTATATTACCTATGCTTAATGCATTATTCCTTTTTACAACAATTAACATGCTTATGTTTACTGTAAATATGGCTATTAGGAAACCAAATGTCGTGGTAACCCCAGTAGCAATAAATATATTGGCTGGAGTAAAAATAAGTGACATTATAACGAAATAGACAGCTGTAAATATGAACGTGAATAAAGCAGCAATATGGGGAGTTCTCCTTCTTTTATGTATTTCACCAATTCTAGATGGCAATAATCCGTCTCTACTCATCGCATACATGACTCTAGTTACTGCATTGGTAAACCCACACGCACAGGCTATATTACTGTTTATAAGAAGAGCAGTTAAAATTATAGCTAAGATGGGACCACCGAAATTATATGCTTCTATCAAACCTGGGGCAAGATAGTTGAAATATGAGCTCATGTTGTTAACACCCCATCCTACAGTAAATGCCTCAGAGCCTATCAGATATACAATACCTACTATTAGTGCAGCTGTGAACACGCCCTTTGTAATCGTATTTTTTGGATCTTGAGCTTCTTCTCCGAGGACGGAGACAGTTTCATATCCAGTGAAAGCTAAAATACCAAACGAAACGCCGAGACCAAGATTAAGTACCTGAGGCTCAGGTACATAAGCTAGCGTAAATGTTTGTGGATCTGGAGGCACTTTGGAAAATATCAGAAGCGATGTGGCAATTAGAACTGAAATTTCTGCTAAACTCATAGTAAGTGTAAATTTTAGAGATGGTCTTATTCCCATATACGATATAAAAACCGCAATTGCGGCATTGGCTAGACCAAATGGTATCCATATCCAATCTGGTAAATTTAACCCTAACTCTTGAAGTCCCGTAGGAACCATTAGCCCCATTATTAGATAGACAAATATTATAACTGCAAATATGTAAACGATATAAGACATACTGGCTATGAAGGCTACTTTTTTCCCTAACCCTCTCTCTATAAATGTATATATTCCACCTGCGCTTTGGATGTATCTAGATATTATGCTTATTCTTGTAGCATCAAGCAGTATAGCAACTAATGCTATCAATACGGCTAATGGCAATCCGCCATATACGAAAGCAGCCGCACCAGTTAGTGTACCTATAGTGGCAGCTGCAGGAGCTGCTGAAGCTATACCTTGTGCTAAAACCTCTCTATACCGAGCTACACCTTTAGCTAAACCCTCACCTTGTTCGGTTTGCTCTTCCTTTTTGCCCTTAGTTTCATCCATTTTAATTCGAATTAACTATTATATAAAACTAATATTTAATCATATTTTGTAAGATAATGTATTATAATGTATTACTTTATAATACAAAATATATATTTATAGTTATATTTTCTTAAGTAATATTGGTTATATAACCTTGGGTGAGAAGGAGTGGTTGAAGAAAGCAAAGTAAACTCTAGTTTAGTTAAGTCACCGTTAGATCCCCTAGACGATAACGAAATAGAGATAGCAGCTCAAGTAATTAGGGAAAAGATAGTCCTAGAGAAAGGAGAGAGCATAAAATTCATTGCCATAATGCTAAACGAACCGGAGAAAGATGATTATTTAAAGTGGAAAAAAGGAGAGAAAAATATCGAGAGACAAGCATTAGTCAAGTTTTACAATCCTGCAGAAGAGGGTAAAGTATATGAAGCAATAGTTT is drawn from Sulfolobus acidocaldarius SUSAZ and contains these coding sequences:
- a CDS encoding amino acid transporter; the encoded protein is MDETKGKKEEQTEQGEGLAKGVARYREVLAQGIASAAPAAATIGTLTGAAAFVYGGLPLAVLIALVAILLDATRISIISRYIQSAGGIYTFIERGLGKKVAFIASMSYIVYIFAVIIFVYLIMGLMVPTGLQELGLNLPDWIWIPFGLANAAIAVFISYMGIRPSLKFTLTMSLAEISVLIATSLLIFSKVPPDPQTFTLAYVPEPQVLNLGLGVSFGILAFTGYETVSVLGEEAQDPKNTITKGVFTAALIVGIVYLIGSEAFTVGWGVNNMSSYFNYLAPGLIEAYNFGGPILAIILTALLINSNIACACGFTNAVTRVMYAMSRDGLLPSRIGEIHKRRRTPHIAALFTFIFTAVYFVIMSLIFTPANIFIATGVTTTFGFLIAIFTVNISMLIVVKRNNALSIGNIILVAVIEAIIGFVFYSQLITSAINIPVLIGVLTLVLWVVGGAIYLMISRRLKR